One Glutamicibacter halophytocola DNA segment encodes these proteins:
- a CDS encoding O-methyltransferase → MIHHSTDREAGAVEQYLEESLGLQVESLEKGREHGRAAGLPPIEVSAGQGKFLQLLAEMIGARRVLEIGTLGGYSTSWLALGAGPSGKVVTCEFEPLHASVARENLERSGLADRVEIKLGAARGTLDTLIAKRSEAFDLIFIDADKRNNVIYLERALELSHPGTVLVVDNVVRGGAILDDPGQLGSQEADVRGVQESLLWLRDHPRISATALQTLGSKGWDGFALARVL, encoded by the coding sequence ATGATTCACCATTCAACCGACCGAGAGGCCGGTGCGGTTGAGCAATATCTGGAAGAATCCCTCGGGCTCCAGGTCGAGTCCCTGGAGAAAGGGCGCGAGCACGGCCGGGCCGCCGGCTTGCCGCCCATTGAAGTCAGCGCGGGCCAGGGCAAATTCCTGCAGCTGCTCGCAGAGATGATTGGCGCCCGGCGGGTATTGGAGATCGGCACGCTCGGCGGCTATTCGACCAGCTGGCTGGCCCTCGGAGCCGGTCCGTCCGGCAAGGTGGTCACCTGCGAATTCGAGCCGTTGCACGCCTCGGTGGCCCGGGAGAATTTGGAACGCTCCGGGCTCGCGGACCGGGTGGAAATCAAGCTGGGAGCCGCCCGCGGAACCCTGGACACCTTGATTGCCAAGCGCAGCGAAGCCTTTGATTTGATCTTCATCGATGCCGACAAGCGCAACAACGTGATCTATCTGGAGCGTGCGCTGGAGCTCTCGCACCCGGGCACGGTGCTGGTCGTGGACAACGTGGTGCGTGGCGGCGCCATCTTGGATGATCCGGGCCAGCTGGGCAGCCAGGAAGCCGACGTGCGCGGAGTCCAGGAGTCGCTGCTGTGGCTGCGTGATCATCCGCGGATCTCGGCGACCGCTTTGCAGACGCTGGGCTCCAAGGGCTGGGACGGATTCGCGCTCGCGCGGGTGCTGTAG
- a CDS encoding AzlC family ABC transporter permease: MGLSISIATGLYGISFGALSIAAGLDLWQTVALSALMFTGGSQFAFIGVISGGGAASAAFSAATLLGVRNAVYGMQIKQALRPLGKQVPWMAQVTIDESTAVSLGQAKISEKRRGFVTAGVGVYVLWNLFTLAGALLGEQMGDPAAWGLDGAAVAAFIGLLWPRLKSMQPVLIAVAAAVLTALAVPISAPGLPILITAVCAAIYALCTVRKAPPATEHGGLHSVGEEQK; encoded by the coding sequence ATGGGCCTGTCCATTTCGATCGCCACCGGGTTGTACGGAATTTCCTTTGGCGCCCTGTCCATCGCCGCGGGACTGGACCTGTGGCAGACGGTGGCATTGAGCGCCTTGATGTTCACCGGCGGGTCGCAGTTCGCCTTCATCGGAGTGATCTCCGGCGGCGGCGCGGCCTCGGCCGCATTTTCTGCCGCCACGCTGCTGGGCGTGCGCAACGCCGTCTACGGAATGCAGATCAAGCAGGCCTTGCGGCCGCTGGGCAAGCAGGTGCCGTGGATGGCCCAGGTGACCATCGACGAATCAACGGCCGTGAGCCTGGGGCAGGCGAAGATCTCGGAAAAGCGCCGGGGATTTGTGACCGCGGGCGTGGGGGTCTATGTGCTGTGGAACCTGTTCACGCTGGCCGGCGCCCTGCTCGGCGAGCAGATGGGGGATCCGGCAGCCTGGGGTCTTGACGGTGCTGCGGTCGCGGCCTTTATCGGCCTGTTGTGGCCGCGGCTGAAATCCATGCAGCCGGTGCTCATCGCCGTGGCCGCCGCGGTGCTGACCGCACTGGCCGTGCCGATCAGCGCCCCTGGCCTGCCGATTTTGATCACCGCGGTCTGTGCCGCGATCTATGCGCTATGCACGGTGCGCAAGGCGCCGCCGGCAACCGAGCATGGCGGGCTGCACAGCGTGGGCGAGGAGCAAAAATGA
- a CDS encoding mannitol dehydrogenase family protein, which translates to MKLNNRTLTQLDPQVGTPQYDRNKATAGIVHFGVGGFHRAHQAMYLNRLMNQGKALDWGIIGMGVMESDQRMRDVLSASDGLYTLVVKNPDGSRDVEVIGSILGFLYAPDDLDAAIEQLADPAIRIVSLTVTEGGYNVHPVTGEFDLGNRAIAADLANPQAPRTTFGLISAGLKLRRERGIAPFTVMSCDNIQGNGEVAHKMFGAFATALDPEFGDWVQENVSFPNSMVDRITPVTTDADRADVAERYGIEDGWPVVCEDFEQWVLEDKFVAGRPPYEEAGVQLVDDVVPYELMKLRLLNATHQGLCYFGHLAGYRAVHDVARNPLFADFLLSYMKNEAEPTLRELPGVDLDAYQHKLIERYSNEYVADTVARLCADSSDRIPKWLMPVVRENLAADRDVTLSAAIVASWARYAEGTDESDEAIAIVDRLAEEVRAAASNHGDDPLAFLRQRDLFGDVVDDERFTTPYLKTLESLHEHGSLATLAELMGQKATAR; encoded by the coding sequence ATGAAACTGAACAACCGCACCCTGACCCAGCTTGATCCGCAGGTGGGCACCCCGCAGTACGACCGCAACAAGGCCACCGCCGGCATTGTGCACTTCGGCGTCGGCGGATTCCACCGGGCCCACCAGGCCATGTACCTGAATCGGCTGATGAATCAGGGCAAGGCCCTGGACTGGGGAATTATCGGCATGGGCGTGATGGAATCCGATCAGCGCATGCGCGATGTGCTGTCGGCCAGCGATGGGCTCTACACCCTCGTGGTGAAGAACCCCGATGGCTCCCGTGACGTCGAAGTGATCGGCTCGATCCTCGGCTTCCTCTACGCACCCGACGATCTGGACGCCGCCATTGAGCAGCTGGCGGACCCGGCGATCCGCATTGTCTCGCTCACGGTCACCGAGGGTGGCTACAACGTGCACCCGGTCACCGGCGAATTCGACCTGGGCAACCGGGCCATCGCCGCAGACCTTGCCAACCCGCAGGCCCCGCGCACCACCTTCGGCCTGATCAGCGCCGGGCTGAAGCTGCGCCGCGAACGCGGCATCGCCCCCTTCACCGTGATGAGCTGCGACAACATCCAGGGCAACGGCGAGGTGGCGCACAAGATGTTCGGCGCCTTCGCCACGGCGCTGGACCCCGAGTTCGGCGACTGGGTGCAGGAGAACGTATCCTTCCCGAACTCCATGGTGGATCGCATTACCCCGGTCACCACGGATGCAGACCGCGCCGATGTCGCCGAGCGCTACGGCATCGAGGATGGATGGCCCGTGGTCTGTGAGGACTTCGAGCAGTGGGTGCTGGAAGACAAGTTCGTGGCCGGCCGCCCGCCCTACGAGGAAGCCGGAGTGCAGCTGGTCGATGACGTGGTGCCCTATGAACTGATGAAGCTGCGCCTGCTCAACGCCACCCACCAGGGTCTGTGCTACTTCGGCCACCTGGCCGGCTACCGCGCAGTGCATGATGTGGCGCGCAATCCCCTGTTCGCCGATTTCTTGTTGAGCTACATGAAAAACGAGGCCGAACCTACCCTGCGCGAGCTTCCCGGCGTGGATCTGGATGCGTACCAGCACAAGCTCATCGAGCGCTACAGCAATGAATATGTGGCCGACACCGTAGCACGGCTGTGCGCTGATTCCTCGGACCGCATCCCCAAGTGGCTCATGCCCGTGGTCCGCGAGAATCTCGCCGCCGATCGGGACGTCACCTTATCGGCCGCCATCGTGGCCAGCTGGGCGCGTTATGCCGAGGGCACCGATGAATCCGACGAAGCCATCGCCATCGTCGACAGGCTGGCCGAAGAAGTGCGTGCTGCCGCGTCCAACCACGGCGACGACCCGTTGGCCTTCCTGCGCCAGCGCGACCTCTTTGGGGACGTGGTTGATGATGAGCGTTTCACTACCCCGTACCTGAAGACCTTGGAATCCCTGCATGAGCACGGATCCCTTGCGACCCTGGCTGAGCTCATGGGCCAGAAGGCCACCGCCCGCTAA
- a CDS encoding dihydrofolate reductase family protein: MGHLTFAINVTLDGCIDHRVGIADDETHEYFTGLMDQHGAMLWGRTTYEMMEEYWPLVASGEVEAPQALRDWALKLQDKSKYVVSAQRADFPWNNSHHLIGDLRTSVQELIERVPDGVLLGSGKLATALDQLGLIDEYRFLVHPIIAGHGPRLYDAGLPASRRLELRETMSLDNGVIAAHYRRAQ, encoded by the coding sequence ATGGGGCATCTAACGTTCGCTATCAATGTCACCCTTGATGGCTGTATTGATCATAGAGTGGGGATCGCTGACGATGAGACTCACGAGTACTTCACCGGCTTGATGGACCAGCACGGAGCAATGCTGTGGGGCCGGACTACCTACGAAATGATGGAAGAGTACTGGCCGCTGGTGGCCAGCGGAGAAGTCGAGGCGCCCCAGGCGCTGCGCGATTGGGCATTGAAGCTGCAGGACAAGTCCAAATATGTGGTTTCCGCTCAGCGCGCCGACTTTCCGTGGAATAACAGCCACCATCTCATTGGCGACCTGCGCACGTCGGTTCAAGAGCTGATAGAGCGTGTGCCGGACGGCGTGCTTTTGGGCAGCGGCAAGCTGGCAACAGCATTGGACCAGCTGGGACTGATCGACGAGTACCGCTTTCTGGTTCACCCGATCATTGCCGGGCATGGACCGCGGCTGTACGATGCGGGGTTGCCTGCTTCGCGCCGGCTGGAGTTGCGGGAAACAATGAGCCTGGACAATGGCGTTATTGCCGCCCACTATCGCCGCGCGCAATAA
- a CDS encoding glycerophosphodiester phosphodiesterase, which yields MDTLFFAHRGSSHKYSENTRAAYLQAIDEGADGIECDVHLSMDGEVVCHHDPTVDRTSDASGLVSAFTLEQLKAMDFTGVVPAEVPAEYGTENEQLLSLGELLELIDQRGTPVGLAVEIKHPSPYGHLLEDRVLQVLDAHGFDPGTGKAGSRGQIAVTLMSFEPDSLRYLGRTVDSSLLCQLMTEVNPEYIQELLDSGQVGRAGVYSVLCRSVAEGIELINAGGAGIIGSGVAWTRANEKIVRRWLDEGRQARIWTVDRPADAQYLIGLGVGELTSNRPVELRRELEQH from the coding sequence ATGGATACGCTCTTTTTCGCCCACCGCGGCAGTTCGCACAAATACTCGGAGAATACCCGGGCCGCCTACCTGCAGGCCATTGACGAGGGCGCGGACGGAATAGAGTGCGATGTCCATTTGAGCATGGACGGGGAAGTGGTGTGCCACCATGACCCCACCGTGGATCGCACCTCCGACGCCTCCGGCCTGGTTTCCGCCTTCACCCTCGAGCAGCTCAAGGCCATGGACTTCACCGGGGTCGTGCCCGCGGAGGTGCCGGCAGAATACGGCACCGAAAATGAGCAGCTGCTGAGCCTGGGCGAGCTGCTGGAGCTGATCGATCAGCGCGGCACGCCGGTGGGCCTGGCCGTGGAAATCAAGCACCCCAGTCCCTACGGGCACCTGCTCGAAGACCGGGTGCTGCAGGTGCTCGACGCCCATGGCTTTGATCCCGGGACCGGGAAGGCCGGCAGCCGCGGGCAGATCGCGGTGACCCTGATGAGCTTTGAGCCGGACTCGCTGCGCTACCTGGGCCGCACGGTGGATTCCAGCCTGCTGTGCCAGCTGATGACCGAGGTGAACCCCGAGTACATCCAGGAGCTCCTGGATTCCGGCCAGGTCGGGCGGGCCGGGGTGTACTCGGTGCTCTGCCGCTCGGTGGCCGAGGGCATCGAGCTGATCAACGCCGGCGGGGCCGGCATTATCGGATCCGGAGTCGCCTGGACGCGGGCCAATGAGAAGATCGTGCGCCGCTGGCTGGATGAAGGGCGGCAGGCCCGGATCTGGACGGTGGACCGCCCGGCCGACGCGCAGTATTTGATTGGGCTCGGAGTCGGGGAGCTGACCAGCAACCGGCCGGTGGAACTACGCAGGGAATTGGAACAGCACTAG
- a CDS encoding thiamine-binding protein, whose amino-acid sequence MIVAFSVAPSGTGSNPDGSVHDAVAEAVRVVRDSGLPNRTSSMFTEIEGEWDEVFDVVKRATEAVAPFGSRISLVIKADIRPGREGELDGKIQRLEQAIKDSEGSASS is encoded by the coding sequence ATGATCGTAGCTTTTTCTGTAGCCCCATCCGGTACTGGCAGCAACCCCGACGGATCGGTGCATGACGCCGTCGCCGAAGCCGTAAGAGTCGTGCGCGATTCCGGGTTGCCCAACCGCACCAGTTCCATGTTCACCGAAATTGAAGGCGAATGGGACGAGGTTTTCGACGTCGTGAAACGCGCCACCGAGGCCGTCGCGCCCTTTGGCTCGCGCATCTCGCTGGTCATCAAAGCCGATATCCGTCCCGGACGCGAAGGCGAACTGGATGGAAAGATCCAGCGGCTGGAGCAGGCAATCAAGGATAGTGAGGGGAGTGCATCGTCATGA
- a CDS encoding helix-turn-helix domain-containing protein, with the protein MHKRSLFTEDQRVRLVELFEAGMGATAASNRLNVRYSATEKLYNRWRLHGRLCLMEKPTKTALSFETKKEIVQRYLAGETTMNLATEFHLSSNALVQKWVRAWRQGGDEALMPKPKGRPKGIAKPEPLSEEEKLRRENKRLLAEVAYLKKLRDLREQGRA; encoded by the coding sequence ATGCACAAACGCAGCTTATTTACCGAGGACCAACGAGTTCGGCTCGTTGAACTCTTCGAAGCAGGCATGGGAGCGACTGCGGCATCCAACCGCCTGAACGTTCGTTACTCCGCCACGGAGAAGCTTTACAATCGGTGGCGATTACATGGCAGGCTTTGTCTTATGGAAAAGCCAACCAAGACTGCGCTTTCCTTCGAGACCAAGAAGGAAATAGTCCAGCGGTACCTCGCCGGTGAAACTACCATGAATCTCGCAACTGAATTTCATCTCAGTTCAAATGCGTTGGTGCAGAAATGGGTGCGAGCATGGCGCCAAGGCGGGGACGAAGCGCTCATGCCCAAACCTAAAGGACGTCCTAAAGGTATTGCCAAGCCAGAACCATTAAGCGAAGAAGAGAAGCTCCGCCGGGAGAACAAGCGCCTGCTCGCCGAGGTGGCCTACCTGAAAAAATTGCGGGATTTGAGGGAGCAGGGGCGCGCCTGA
- the xylB gene encoding xylulokinase has product MKPTYVLGIDSSTQSCKALLVDAQSGEVVAEQRSSHLPGTQIDPQHWITALESATAGLLEQASAVSIAGQQHGMVALDEHGQPVREAMLWNDTSSARQARDLTEELGGAQACAEKIGSVPVASLTVTKLRWLRDHEPENASRTTQVLLPHDYLTWHLGGRKEAVTDHGDASGTGYYDPAARRFLPDLAAAALGHSVALPRLAEANEAVGRTSTGAVIGAGTGDNMAAALGLDLQPGDVCISVGTSGVASAVVEDSVHDGSGMVTGFVAANGKFLPLACTLNGAPVLDFGARMLGVGKQEFSDLALAAEPGSGGVVLLPYLGGERTPNRPEATGLLQGLRGTTTREQIARAYVEGLLCSMKDAVAALEASTKVATKRILLIGGGAQAEAVRVIAPQIFGVAVDVPRTAEYVALGAARQAAWALGGQEQPPVWDIAEPTRYQASPRPEIYAGYAKLRDATEGWN; this is encoded by the coding sequence ATGAAACCCACCTACGTCCTAGGCATCGACTCTTCCACCCAATCCTGCAAGGCCCTGCTGGTCGACGCGCAGAGCGGGGAAGTGGTGGCCGAGCAGCGCAGCAGCCACCTGCCGGGAACCCAGATCGATCCGCAGCACTGGATCACCGCGCTGGAATCGGCCACCGCGGGACTGCTGGAGCAGGCTTCCGCGGTGTCCATCGCCGGGCAGCAGCACGGCATGGTGGCCCTGGACGAGCACGGGCAGCCGGTGCGCGAGGCCATGCTGTGGAACGATACCTCCTCCGCCCGGCAAGCCAGGGACCTGACCGAAGAGCTCGGCGGCGCGCAGGCCTGCGCCGAGAAGATCGGCAGCGTCCCGGTGGCCTCGCTGACCGTGACCAAGCTGCGCTGGCTGCGCGATCACGAGCCGGAGAACGCGTCGCGCACCACCCAGGTCCTGCTGCCCCACGACTACCTCACCTGGCATTTGGGCGGGCGCAAGGAAGCGGTGACCGATCACGGGGACGCTTCGGGCACCGGGTACTACGATCCGGCCGCGCGCCGCTTCTTGCCCGATCTCGCGGCGGCCGCGCTGGGGCACAGCGTGGCGCTGCCGCGGCTGGCCGAGGCCAATGAGGCGGTGGGGCGGACCTCCACCGGCGCCGTGATCGGCGCGGGCACCGGGGATAATATGGCTGCCGCGCTGGGGCTCGACCTGCAGCCCGGTGATGTCTGCATCTCCGTCGGCACCTCCGGGGTGGCCTCCGCGGTGGTCGAGGACAGCGTGCATGACGGCAGCGGAATGGTGACCGGCTTTGTCGCCGCCAACGGCAAATTCCTGCCGCTGGCCTGCACCCTGAACGGGGCGCCGGTCCTGGACTTCGGTGCACGCATGCTCGGGGTCGGGAAGCAGGAATTCTCCGACCTGGCGCTGGCTGCCGAGCCGGGGTCCGGCGGGGTCGTGCTGCTGCCGTACCTCGGCGGGGAACGCACCCCCAACCGGCCCGAAGCCACCGGCCTGCTTCAGGGGCTGCGCGGCACCACCACCCGCGAGCAGATCGCCCGCGCCTATGTGGAAGGGCTGCTGTGCTCCATGAAGGATGCGGTCGCGGCGCTGGAAGCGAGCACCAAGGTGGCCACGAAGCGGATCCTGCTGATCGGCGGCGGCGCCCAGGCCGAGGCGGTCCGGGTCATCGCCCCGCAAATTTTCGGGGTGGCCGTGGACGTGCCCAGGACTGCTGAATACGTGGCGCTGGGAGCCGCCCGGCAAGCGGCCTGGGCGCTGGGCGGCCAGGAGCAGCCGCCGGTCTGGGATATCGCCGAGCCAACCCGCTACCAGGCCTCGCCCCGGCCGGAAATCTATGCAGGCTACGCGAAGCTGCGCGATGCCACCGAAGGCTGGAATTAG
- a CDS encoding spermidine synthase, protein MARDSRDSLLGEFPIDTGSAMIEADPYGGNRYILKVNGVPSSHVDLDDPTYLDFEYMRWMEPIFTFGFPASDFDGRARKLRVLHLGGGGCSMARWVAASYENARQVVVELDAKLAELVRTSFDVPRAPLVRLRVGDAGQVLPTLSDDSRDVIIRDVFAGSATPRELTTVDYARHAQRVLDGGGVYIMNCGDTADLAGAKAEAATLLEVFEHVAMIADPPMLKGRRYGNIVFLASDEPLTLGAAFERNLRTAPLPAQLVSGASVQRFAAGASPILPQA, encoded by the coding sequence ATGGCTAGGGATTCCAGGGACTCGTTGCTCGGCGAATTCCCCATTGATACCGGAAGCGCCATGATCGAGGCCGACCCCTATGGCGGCAACCGCTACATCCTGAAGGTCAACGGCGTCCCGTCCTCGCACGTGGACCTGGATGATCCGACATACCTCGACTTCGAGTACATGCGCTGGATGGAACCGATTTTCACCTTCGGCTTCCCGGCCAGCGACTTCGACGGGCGCGCCCGCAAGCTGCGCGTGCTGCATCTGGGCGGAGGCGGCTGCTCCATGGCCCGCTGGGTCGCGGCAAGCTACGAGAACGCCCGCCAGGTCGTGGTGGAACTGGACGCGAAGCTGGCTGAACTGGTGCGCACCTCGTTCGACGTGCCCCGTGCCCCGCTGGTGCGGCTGCGCGTGGGCGATGCCGGCCAGGTGCTGCCCACCCTGAGCGATGACAGCCGCGACGTGATCATCCGCGACGTTTTTGCCGGAAGCGCCACCCCGCGCGAACTGACCACGGTGGACTACGCCCGCCATGCCCAGCGGGTGCTGGACGGCGGCGGCGTGTACATCATGAACTGCGGGGACACCGCCGATCTGGCCGGGGCCAAGGCCGAGGCAGCCACCCTGCTTGAAGTGTTCGAGCACGTGGCCATGATTGCCGACCCGCCGATGCTCAAGGGCCGGCGCTACGGCAATATCGTCTTCCTGGCCAGCGACGAGCCGCTCACCCTGGGCGCAGCTTTCGAGCGCAACCTGCGCACCGCGCCGCTGCCAGCGCAACTGGTCTCCGGGGCCTCGGTGCAGCGCTTTGCCGCAGGGGCCAGCCCGATCCTTCCCCAGGCCTAG
- a CDS encoding MFS transporter gives MNSHPLPAPPSTSTSILDKLGLPRPLLWGFVGLMIFMIGDGVETNILAPYLTGEHGFSIPLAGTLVTIYGVAVAIAAFLSASLSDLWGPRKVMFIGAGIWVVFELLFLGVALHSSSMPLIFIAYGLRGFGYPFFAYGFLVWISATANAKRLAVAIGWFYVAFSSGLPTLGALTASASLEIFSLSYYQTLWVSLALVVIGAAIALIGVKEKTGRAALVSNPEEVFKTMSFGLRLLASNRKALLVMLTRTINSVPTYGMAIFFPALFVDRFGWSVGQFLILTTVIYAVNIPFNLFFGALGDKLGWSKVVVWFGAVLCAISMAALYLVPAWAVDHGYSFAYALTLVIGAVFGIGLAGFVPLSAIAVSLAPEHPGAAMASYNLGIGAAVFAGPLLVALLYNVLGASGMVFLFAALYLVAAIMSHALRGTQPGFHGVQQPATIAAR, from the coding sequence ATGAATTCCCACCCATTGCCTGCACCACCGAGCACGAGCACCTCGATCCTCGATAAGCTCGGGCTGCCTCGCCCGCTGCTCTGGGGCTTCGTGGGCCTGATGATCTTCATGATCGGCGACGGCGTGGAAACGAACATCCTCGCCCCCTACCTGACCGGCGAACACGGCTTCTCGATCCCGCTGGCCGGAACCCTGGTCACCATTTACGGCGTGGCCGTGGCCATCGCCGCCTTCCTCTCCGCCTCGCTCTCAGATCTCTGGGGCCCGCGCAAGGTCATGTTCATCGGCGCAGGCATCTGGGTGGTCTTCGAGCTGCTCTTCCTGGGCGTCGCCCTGCACAGCTCGAGCATGCCGCTGATCTTCATCGCCTACGGGCTTCGCGGCTTCGGCTACCCCTTCTTCGCCTACGGCTTCCTGGTCTGGATTTCAGCCACGGCCAATGCCAAGCGCCTGGCCGTGGCCATCGGCTGGTTCTATGTGGCCTTCAGCTCCGGGCTTCCCACCCTCGGCGCGCTGACCGCCAGCGCCAGCCTGGAAATCTTCTCCCTGAGCTACTACCAGACCCTCTGGGTCTCCCTGGCGCTGGTTGTGATCGGCGCGGCGATCGCGCTGATTGGCGTGAAGGAAAAAACCGGACGCGCCGCCCTGGTCAGCAACCCGGAAGAAGTCTTCAAGACCATGAGCTTTGGGCTGCGCCTGCTGGCGAGCAATCGCAAGGCGCTGCTGGTGATGCTCACCCGGACCATCAACTCCGTCCCCACCTACGGCATGGCCATCTTCTTCCCGGCGCTGTTCGTGGACCGATTCGGCTGGAGCGTCGGCCAGTTCCTGATCCTGACCACGGTGATCTACGCGGTGAACATCCCGTTCAACCTGTTCTTCGGTGCGCTGGGCGACAAGCTGGGCTGGTCCAAGGTCGTGGTCTGGTTCGGCGCGGTGCTCTGCGCGATCTCCATGGCGGCGCTCTACCTCGTGCCTGCCTGGGCCGTCGATCACGGCTATTCCTTCGCCTACGCCCTGACCCTGGTGATTGGTGCGGTCTTCGGCATCGGCCTGGCAGGCTTCGTTCCGCTTTCGGCCATCGCCGTCTCCCTGGCGCCCGAGCACCCCGGAGCCGCCATGGCCTCCTACAACCTGGGCATTGGCGCCGCCGTCTTCGCCGGCCCGCTGCTGGTGGCCCTGCTCTACAACGTCCTCGGGGCCTCGGGCATGGTCTTCCTCTTCGCGGCGCTCTACCTGGTTGCGGCAATCATGTCCCACGCGCTGCGCGGCACCCAGCCCGGCTTCCACGGCGTGCAGCAGCCCGCCACCATCGCAGCACGCTGA
- a CDS encoding DeoR/GlpR family DNA-binding transcription regulator has translation MAYNESDVKNDAPDAAQGLPPETRREEITGHVNKSRSCRVEELAEIFGVSAMTIHRDLEQLAKEGRVERIRGGARAITARLAERDVRLRRHLNAEVKRQLAATAAQLIERNSVIALDDSTTIGALGSYLEEREPSTVITHSLALMGAVSAMAHIDMVGLGGQYYAETDSFLGSIVVEQAQRLMADAVFVSTTAIKNQALLHPDAEAARTKRSLLQMGRRKILVMDSSKFESAGIYHVMDLAEIDDVVIDDQLDQRLMSELQGLGPRIHIVST, from the coding sequence GTGGCATATAACGAATCTGATGTTAAAAACGATGCTCCCGATGCAGCCCAGGGGCTGCCTCCGGAGACCCGCCGCGAGGAAATCACCGGGCATGTGAACAAGTCCCGCAGCTGCCGGGTGGAAGAGCTGGCCGAGATCTTCGGGGTCAGTGCCATGACCATCCACCGCGACCTGGAACAGCTGGCCAAGGAAGGCCGGGTGGAGCGGATCCGCGGAGGAGCCCGGGCCATCACCGCCCGGCTCGCCGAACGCGATGTGCGCCTGCGCCGGCACCTGAACGCCGAGGTCAAGCGCCAGCTCGCCGCCACCGCGGCGCAGCTGATCGAACGCAACTCGGTGATCGCACTGGATGACTCCACCACCATCGGGGCGCTGGGCAGCTATTTAGAAGAACGCGAACCGTCCACCGTGATCACCCACTCGCTGGCGCTGATGGGCGCGGTTTCCGCGATGGCGCATATCGACATGGTCGGCCTGGGCGGACAGTACTATGCCGAAACCGATTCCTTCCTCGGCTCGATCGTGGTCGAGCAAGCCCAGCGGCTGATGGCCGACGCCGTATTCGTGTCCACCACGGCCATCAAGAACCAGGCCCTGCTGCACCCGGACGCCGAAGCGGCGCGCACCAAGCGCAGCCTGCTGCAAATGGGCCGGCGCAAGATCCTGGTGATGGACTCCAGCAAATTCGAATCCGCCGGCATCTACCACGTCATGGACCTGGCCGAAATCGACGACGTGGTCATCGACGACCAGCTCGATCAGCGGCTCATGAGCGAACTGCAGGGCCTGGGCCCGCGCATCCACATCGTCAGCACCTGA
- a CDS encoding GNAT family N-acetyltransferase: MNDYRIRLATENDVRKALEMKLQCWREAYAGLREPSFFAHHEQELDGQVAWWERGLASGAQFFIAEDPQGAIIGLAGATPSIDEDQDAGVDIELGMLYVLEQYYGSGLGAHLMQVVLGQRDALVWVLEGNHRAQAFFEKQGFTADGTTEALVGTWQGLVERRMVRAHG, encoded by the coding sequence ATGAACGACTACCGAATCCGCCTGGCGACCGAGAACGACGTGCGCAAAGCGCTGGAGATGAAGCTGCAATGCTGGCGCGAAGCCTATGCCGGACTGCGCGAACCATCCTTTTTCGCCCATCATGAGCAAGAGCTCGACGGGCAGGTTGCGTGGTGGGAACGCGGACTGGCCTCCGGCGCGCAGTTTTTCATCGCCGAAGACCCACAGGGGGCGATCATCGGCCTGGCCGGGGCAACCCCGAGCATCGACGAAGACCAGGATGCCGGCGTCGATATCGAGCTGGGCATGCTCTACGTGCTCGAGCAGTACTACGGCAGCGGACTGGGCGCCCACCTGATGCAGGTGGTGCTCGGGCAGCGCGATGCCCTGGTCTGGGTGCTGGAGGGCAACCACCGGGCGCAGGCATTTTTTGAAAAACAGGGATTCACCGCCGATGGAACCACCGAAGCACTGGTTGGCACCTGGCAGGGACTGGTAGAACGACGGATGGTGCGCGCACATGGCTAG
- a CDS encoding AzlD domain-containing protein produces the protein MSELSWWVLGACLAAYAIKLCGYFVPRKVLDSPIMTRVASTLTIALLASLVTVNAFTSGQELVLDARIGALAAAMIALFFKAPYLVVVLAGALAAILLRATGLAA, from the coding sequence ATGAGCGAACTGAGCTGGTGGGTTCTGGGCGCTTGCCTTGCCGCCTATGCCATCAAGCTGTGCGGCTATTTCGTTCCGCGCAAGGTCCTGGATTCGCCGATCATGACCCGCGTGGCCTCGACACTGACCATAGCGCTGCTGGCCTCCCTGGTCACCGTCAACGCGTTCACTTCCGGCCAGGAGCTGGTGCTCGATGCACGCATCGGCGCCTTGGCGGCCGCCATGATCGCGCTGTTCTTCAAAGCTCCCTACCTGGTGGTGGTATTGGCCGGGGCGCTGGCCGCGATTCTGCTGCGCGCCACCGGGCTGGCCGCCTGA